From a region of the Falco peregrinus isolate bFalPer1 chromosome 5, bFalPer1.pri, whole genome shotgun sequence genome:
- the C5H3orf18 gene encoding uncharacterized protein C3orf18 homolog isoform X4 produces the protein MSYSSPSIHDVYHSSTTTAKPGTGTTLDVTVPETATISPETTSFNSTKIPDVASTGPGMSTMLLSFGIITVIGLAVAMVLYIRKRKRLEKLRHQLMPMYNFDPTEEQDELEQELLEHGRDAASSQASQNKILLTSQGALQRPSRLVFTDVANAINA, from the exons ATGAGTTACAGCTCACCCTCTATACATGATGTGTAtcacagcagcaccaccacagccaagccaggcacaggcacaaCTCTGGATGTGACTGTACCAGAAACAGCTACCATAAGCCCTGAGACTACCAGTTTCAACAGCACCAAAATCCCAGACGTGGCTAGCACCGGACCCGGCATGAGCACAATGCTGCTGTCCTTTGGGATCATTACCGTGATTGGGTTGGCTGTAGCTATG GTTCTGTAtatcaggaagaggaagag GTTGGAGAAGTTACGGCACCAGCTCATGCCCATGTACAACTTTGATCCCACTGAGGAACAGGATGaactggagcaggagctgctggaacACGGGCGAGATGCAGCATCTTCCCAGGCATCGCAGAACAAG ATTCTGCTGACAAGTCAAGGAGCCCTCCAGAGACCCAGCCGTCTTGTGTTCACAGACGTTGCCAATGCCATCAATGCATGA
- the C5H3orf18 gene encoding uncharacterized protein C3orf18 homolog isoform X2: MSYSSPSIHDVYHSSTTTAKPGTGTTLDVTVPETATISPETTSFNSTKIPDVASTGPGMSTMLLSFGIITVIGLAVAMVLYIRKRKRLEKLRHQLMPMYNFDPTEEQDELEQELLEHGRDAASSQASQNKYMHLSVGSYSIHSTGQNGIKASQNLNAYLKGVLGVY, translated from the exons ATGAGTTACAGCTCACCCTCTATACATGATGTGTAtcacagcagcaccaccacagccaagccaggcacaggcacaaCTCTGGATGTGACTGTACCAGAAACAGCTACCATAAGCCCTGAGACTACCAGTTTCAACAGCACCAAAATCCCAGACGTGGCTAGCACCGGACCCGGCATGAGCACAATGCTGCTGTCCTTTGGGATCATTACCGTGATTGGGTTGGCTGTAGCTATG GTTCTGTAtatcaggaagaggaagag GTTGGAGAAGTTACGGCACCAGCTCATGCCCATGTACAACTTTGATCCCACTGAGGAACAGGATGaactggagcaggagctgctggaacACGGGCGAGATGCAGCATCTTCCCAGGCATCGCAGAACAAG tataTGCATTTGTCAGTTGGATCATATTCCATCCACAGCACCGGTCAAAACGGAATCAAGGCAAGCCAAAATTTGAACGCATATCTAAAG GGAGTTCTGGGAGTGTATTAG
- the C5H3orf18 gene encoding uncharacterized protein C3orf18 homolog isoform X1, whose amino-acid sequence MSYSSPSIHDVYHSSTTTAKPGTGTTLDVTVPETATISPETTSFNSTKIPDVASTGPGMSTMLLSFGIITVIGLAVAMVLYIRKRKRLEKLRHQLMPMYNFDPTEEQDELEQELLEHGRDAASSQASQNKYMHLSVGSYSIHSTGQNGIKASQNLNAYLKVGFMQGDHCTE is encoded by the exons ATGAGTTACAGCTCACCCTCTATACATGATGTGTAtcacagcagcaccaccacagccaagccaggcacaggcacaaCTCTGGATGTGACTGTACCAGAAACAGCTACCATAAGCCCTGAGACTACCAGTTTCAACAGCACCAAAATCCCAGACGTGGCTAGCACCGGACCCGGCATGAGCACAATGCTGCTGTCCTTTGGGATCATTACCGTGATTGGGTTGGCTGTAGCTATG GTTCTGTAtatcaggaagaggaagag GTTGGAGAAGTTACGGCACCAGCTCATGCCCATGTACAACTTTGATCCCACTGAGGAACAGGATGaactggagcaggagctgctggaacACGGGCGAGATGCAGCATCTTCCCAGGCATCGCAGAACAAG tataTGCATTTGTCAGTTGGATCATATTCCATCCACAGCACCGGTCAAAACGGAATCAAGGCAAGCCAAAATTTGAACGCATATCTAAAGGTAGGCTTTATGCAAGGAGACCATTGCACTGAGTAG
- the C5H3orf18 gene encoding uncharacterized protein C3orf18 homolog isoform X6 — MSYSSPSIHDVYHSSTTTAKPGTGTTLDVTVPETATISPETTSFNSTKIPDVASTGPGMSTMLLSFGIITVIGLAVAMVLYIRKRKRLEKLRHQLMPMYNFDPTEEQDELEQELLEHGRDAASSQASQNKPF, encoded by the exons ATGAGTTACAGCTCACCCTCTATACATGATGTGTAtcacagcagcaccaccacagccaagccaggcacaggcacaaCTCTGGATGTGACTGTACCAGAAACAGCTACCATAAGCCCTGAGACTACCAGTTTCAACAGCACCAAAATCCCAGACGTGGCTAGCACCGGACCCGGCATGAGCACAATGCTGCTGTCCTTTGGGATCATTACCGTGATTGGGTTGGCTGTAGCTATG GTTCTGTAtatcaggaagaggaagag GTTGGAGAAGTTACGGCACCAGCTCATGCCCATGTACAACTTTGATCCCACTGAGGAACAGGATGaactggagcaggagctgctggaacACGGGCGAGATGCAGCATCTTCCCAGGCATCGCAGAACAAG cctttctga
- the C5H3orf18 gene encoding uncharacterized protein C3orf18 homolog isoform X5: MSYSSPSIHDVYHSSTTTAKPGTGTTLDVTVPETATISPETTSFNSTKIPDVASTGPGMSTMLLSFGIITVIGLAVAMVLYIRKRKRLEKLRHQLMPMYNFDPTEEQDELEQELLEHGRDAASSQASQNKGVLGVY; encoded by the exons ATGAGTTACAGCTCACCCTCTATACATGATGTGTAtcacagcagcaccaccacagccaagccaggcacaggcacaaCTCTGGATGTGACTGTACCAGAAACAGCTACCATAAGCCCTGAGACTACCAGTTTCAACAGCACCAAAATCCCAGACGTGGCTAGCACCGGACCCGGCATGAGCACAATGCTGCTGTCCTTTGGGATCATTACCGTGATTGGGTTGGCTGTAGCTATG GTTCTGTAtatcaggaagaggaagag GTTGGAGAAGTTACGGCACCAGCTCATGCCCATGTACAACTTTGATCCCACTGAGGAACAGGATGaactggagcaggagctgctggaacACGGGCGAGATGCAGCATCTTCCCAGGCATCGCAGAACAAG GGAGTTCTGGGAGTGTATTAG